Proteins co-encoded in one Girardinichthys multiradiatus isolate DD_20200921_A chromosome 11, DD_fGirMul_XY1, whole genome shotgun sequence genomic window:
- the cltca gene encoding clathrin, heavy chain a (Hc) isoform X2 yields the protein MAQILPIRFQEHLQLQNLGINPANIGFSTLTMESDKFICVREKVGEQAQVVIIDMADPNTPIRRPISADSAIMNPASKVIALKAAKTLQIFNIEMKSKMKAHTMTDDVTFWKWISLNTVALVTDTAVYHWSMEGDSQPVKVFDRHSSLAGCQIINYRTDEKQKWLLLIGISAQQNRVVGAMQLYSVERKVSQPIEGHAASFAQFKIEGNAEESTLFCFAVRGQAGGKLHIIEVGTPPTGNQPFAKKAVDVFFPPEAQNDFPVAMQISAKHNVVFLITKYGYIHLYDLETGTCIYMNRISGETIFVTAPHDATSGIIGVNRKGQVLSVCVEEENIIPYINNVLQNPDLALRLAVRNNLAGAEELFARKFNNLFASGNYSEAAKVAANAPKGILRTPDTIRRFQSVPTQPGQTSPLLQYFGILLDQGQLNKFESLELCRPVLQQGRKQLLEKWLKEDKLECSEELGDLVKAVDPTLALSVYLRANVPNKVIQCFAETGQFPKIVLYAKKVGYTPDWIFLLRNVMRINPEQGLQFAQMLVQDEEPLADITQIVDVFMEYNLIQQCTSFLLDALKNNRPSEGPLQTRLLEMNLMHAPQVADAILGNQMFTHYDRAHIAQLCEKAGLLQRALEHYTDLYDIKRAVVHTHLLNPEWLVNFFGSLSVEDSMECLRAMLSANIRQNLQICVQVASKYHEQLSTQALTELFESFKSFEGLFYFLGSIVNFSQDAEVHFKYIQAACKTGQIKEVERICRESNCYDPERVKNFLKEAKLTDQLPLIIVCDRFDFVHDLVLYLYRNNLQKYIEIYVQKVNPSRLPVVVGGLLDVDCSEDVIKSLILVVRGQFSTDELVAEVEKRNRLKLLLPWLESRIHEGCEEPATHNALAKIYIDSNNNPERFLRENPYYDSRVVGKYCEKRDPHLACVAYERGQCDQELINVCNENSLFKSLSRYLVRRRDAELWASVLLESNPYRRPLIDQVVQTALSETQDPEEVSVTVKAFMTADLPNELIELLEKIVLDNSVFSEHRNLQNLLILTAIKADNTRVMEYISRLDNYDAPDIANIAISNELFEEAFAIFKKFDVNTSAVQVLIEHISNLDRAYEFAERCNEPAVWSQLAKAQLQKELVKEAIDSYIKADDPSAYMEVVQAADKSGNWEDLVKFLQMARKKARESYVETELIFALAKTNRLAELEEFINGPNNAHIQQVGDRCYDEKMYEAAKLLYNNVSNFGRLASTLVHLGEYQAAVDGARKANSTRTWKEVCFACVDGQEFRLAQMCGLHIVVHADELEELINYYQDRGYFEELITMLEAALGLERAHMGMFTELAILYSKFKPQKMREHLELFWSRVNIPKVLRAAEQAHLWAELVFLYDKYEEFDNAIITMMNHPTDAWKEGQFKDIITKVANVELYYKAIQYYLEFKPLLLNDLLMVLSPRLDHSRAVNFFTKVKQLPLVKPYLRSVQNHNNKPVNEALNNLFITEEDYQALRTSIDAYDNFDNISLAQRLEKHELIEFRRIAAYLFKGNNRWKQSVELCKKDKLYKDAMQYASESKDIELAEELLSWFLQENKRECFAACLFSCYDLLRPDVVLETSWRHNIMDFSMPYFIQVMREYLSKVDKLETSESVRKEEEQATETQPIVYGTPQLMLTAGPSVPVAPQQAYGYGYQAPAGYGQPAAQPGFGYGM from the exons CTCCAGAATTTGGGAATCAATCCAGCCAACATAGGCTTCAGCACCCTGACCATGGAGTCTGACAAATTCATCTGTGTGCGGGAGAAAGTAGGGGAGCAGGCTCAAGTTGTGATCATCGACATGGCCGACCCAAATACTCCGATCCGGAGACCCATCTCGGCTGACAGCGCCATCATGAATCCCGCCAGCAAGGTCATTGCACTTAAAG CGGCCAAAACCCTTCAGATCTTTAACATTGAGATGAAGAGCAAGATGAAAGCACACACTATGACAGACGACGTGACTTTCTGGAAGTGGATCTCTCTGAACACAGTTGCACTTGTGACTGACACCGCTGTGTACCACTGGAGCATGGAGGGGGACTCTCAACCTGTCAAAGTCTTTGACCGCCACTCCAGCCTGGCAGGCTGCCAGATCATCAATTACCGCACTGACGAGAAACAGAAATGGCTCCTTCTCATCGGTATCTCTGCTCAG caaaaTCGAGTGGTGGGAGCCATGCAGCTCTACTCTGTTGAAAGAAAAGTTTCTCAGCCCATCGAAGGCCACGCTGCCAGCTTCGCCCAGTTCAAGATAGAAGGAAATGCAGAAGAGTCAACTCTGTTCTGCTTTGCTGTCAGAGGCCAGGCTGGAGGAAAG CTGCACATCATTGAGGTGGGGACCCCACCGACTGGTAATCAGCCGTTTGCCAAGAAAGCAGTGGATGTCTTCTTTCCTCCTGAAGCACAGAATGACTTTCCTGTGGCCATGCAG ATAAGTGCTAAGCACAATGTGGTTTTCCTTATTACCAAATATGGCTACATCCACCTGTATGACCTGGAGACGGGCACCTGCATCTACATGAACCGCATCAGTGGAGAGACCATCTTTGTCACCGCTCCACATGACGCCACCTCAGGCATCATTGGGGTCAACCGAAAGGGACAG GTGCTGTCTGTTTGCGTGGAAGAAGAAAATATCATTCCATACATCAACAATGTGCTGCAGAATCCAGATCTTGCGCTCCGCTTAGCTGTCCGCAACAACCTGGCAGGAGCTGAAGAGCTCTTTGCAAGAAAGTTCAACAACCTGTTTGCTTCTGGCAACTACTCTGAAGCTGCCAAAGTTGCTGCTAATGCACCAAAG GGAATCCTGCGCACACCAGACACCATTCGTCGTTTCCAGAGCGTTCCCACTCAGCCAGGCCAGACCTCTCCCTTGCTGCAGTACTTTGGTATCCTGCTGGACCAGGGCCAGCTCAACAAGTTTGAGTCCCTGGAGCTTTGCAGACCCGTCCTCCAGCAGGGACGAAAGCAGCTTCTGGAGAAGTGGCTGAAGGAAGACAAG TTGGAGTGTTCAGAGGAGCTGGGTGATCTAGTGAAGGCAGTGGATCCTACCTTGGCCCTCAGTGTGTATCTGCGGGCAAATGTCCCCAACAAGGTCATTCAGTGCTTTGCAGAGACTGGTCAGTTCCCCAAAATCGTCCTGTACGCCAAGAAG GTGGGCTACACCCCAGACTGGATTTTCCTGCTCAGGAACGTGATGCGCATAAACCCAGAACAAGGTCTGCAGTTTGCACAGATGCTGGTCCAGGATGAAGAGCCGCTAGCAGACATCACACAG ATTGTGGATGTGTTCATGGAGTACAACCTGATCCAGCAGTGCACCTCTTTCCTCCTGGATGCTTTGAAGAACAACAGACCTTCAGAAGGGCCACTGCAGACTCGCCTGTTGGAGATGAATCTCATGCATGCTCCACAG GTTGCTGATGCAATCCTGGGTAACCAGATGTTCACACACTATGACCGTGCCCACATCGCCCAGCTGTGTGAGAAGGCTGGACTTCTTCAAAGGGCACTGGAGCACTACACAGACCTGTATGACATCAAGCGTGCTGTGGTGCACACACACCTTCTCAACCCAGAG TGGCTGGTGAACTTCTTTGGCTCGCTGTCTGTGGAAGATTCAATGGAGTGCCTCAGGGCCATGCTCTCGGCTAACATCCGCCAGAACCTACAGATCTGCGTCCAGGTGGCTTCAAAGTACCATGAACAGCTCTCCACACAGGCTCTCACTGAACTGTTCGAGTCCTTCAAGAGCTTTGAAG GTTTGTTCTACTTCCTGGGCTCTATTGTTAACTTCAGTCAGGATGCTGAAGTCCACTTCAAGTACATTCAAGCTGCCTGCAAGACAGGCCAGATTAAAGAGGTAGAGAGGATCTGTAGAGAGAGCAACTGCTACGACCCTGAGCGTGTCAAGAATTTCCTCAAG GAAGCCAAGCTCACCGACCAGCTGCCCCTCATCATTGTCTGTGATCGCTTTGATTTTGTCCATGACCTGGTCCTCTACCTGTACAGAAATAACCTGCAGAAGTACATTGAGATTTATGTTCAGAAG GTGAATCCCAGCCGTCTACCGGTCGTTGTTGGTGGTCTCCTGGATGTGGACTGCTCTGAGGATGTCATCAAGAGTCTGATCTTGGTTGTCAGAGGACAGTTCTCCACTGATGAACTGGTTGCTGAGGTGGAAAAGAGGAACAG ACTGAAGCTGTTGCTACCCTGGCTGGAGTCCCGTATCCACGAAGGCTGCGAAGAACCCGCTACCCATAATGCCCTGGCAAAGATATACATTGACAGCAATAACAACCCTGAACGCTTCCTGCGGGAAAACCCTTACTATGACAGCCGTGTGGTGGGAAAGTACTGCGAGAAGAGAGACCCTCACCTGGCCTGTGTGGCTTATGAGCGAGGACAGTGTGACCAGGAGTTAATCAAT GTTTGCAATGAGAACTCCCTGTTCAAGAGCTTGTCTCGATACCTAGTCAGACGCAGAGATGCTGAGCTGTGGGCCAGCGTGTTGCTTGAGAGCAACCCCTACAGACGACCACTTATTGACCAG GTGGTGCAAACTGCTCTGTCAGAAACCCAGGACCCTGAGGAGGTTTCAGTCACTGTCAAAGCTTTCATGACTGCTGACCTGCCGAATGAGCTCATTGAGCTGCTAGAGAAAATTGTGTTGGACAACTCTGTCTTCAGTGAACACAG AAATCTGCAGAACCTGCTGATCCTGACTGCAATCAAAGCTGACAACACACGTGTGATGGAATACATTAGCAGGCTGGACAACTATGATGCCCCTGATATTGCAAACATCGCCATCAGCAATGAGCTCTTTGAGGAGGCATTTGCCATCTTTAAGAAGTTTGATGTCAACACCTCCGCTGTGCAG GTGCTCATTGAGCATATCAGCAACCTGGACCGGGCCTATGAGTTTGCAGAACGCTGCAATGAACCTGCTGTGTGGAGCCAGCTGGCCAAGGCTCAGCTGCAGAAGGAGCTTGTTAAAGAAGCCATTGACTCCTACATCAAGGCTGATGACCCATCTGCATACATGGAGGTGGTCCAGGCAGCTGATAAGAGTG GTAACTGGGAGGACCTTGTCAAGTTCCTTCAGATGGCTCGCAAGAAGGCTCGTGAGTCCTATGTGGAGACCGAGCTGATCTTTGCCTTGGCTAAAACCAACCGCTTGGCTGAACTGGAAGAGTTCATCAATGGACCCAATAATGCTCACATTCAGCAG GTTGGTGACCGTTGCTATGACGAGAAAATGTATGAAGCAGCTAAACTGCTTTACAACAATGTCTCCAACTTTGGTCGCCTGGCTTCCACCCTGGTGCATCTGGGAGAGTATCAAGCTGCTGTGGATGGAGCCCGCAAGGCCAACAGCACCCGCACCTGGAAGGAGGTCTGCTTTGCCTGCGTGGACGGCCAGGAGTTCCGACTGGCCCAGATGTGTGGCCTCCATATAGTGGTGCATGCTGATGaattggaggagctgatcaATTATTACCAA GATCGTGGCTACTTTGAGGAGTTGATCACTATGCTTGAGGCTGCCTTGGGCCTGGAGCGTGCTCACATGGGCATGTTCACAGAGCTGGCCATCCTTTACTCAAAGTTCAAACCCCAGAAGATGAGGGAGCATCTGGAGCTGTTCTGGTCCAGAGTTAACATCCCGAAGGTTCTGAGAGCAGCTGAGCAGGCTCATCTGTGGGCAGAGCTGGTCTTCCTTTATGACAAGTATGAGGAGTTTGACAATGCCATCATCACCATGATGAATCACCCAACAGATGCCTGGAAGGAAGGCCAGTTCAAAGATATCATCACCAAA GTGGCCAATGTGGAGCTGTACTACAAAGCCATCCAGTACTACCTGGAGTTCAAGCCTTTGTTACTGAATGATTTGCTGATGGTGCTTTCCCCCAGACTGGACCATTCACGTGCTGTCAACTTCTTCACTAAG GTGAAACAGCTGCCTCTGGTCAAACCTTACCTACGCTCAGTACAGAACCACAACAACAAACCTGTCAACGAAGCACTTAACAACCTCTTCATCACAGAGGAGGACTATCAG GCCCTGAGGACATCGATAGATGCCTACGACAACTTTGACAACATCTCGCTGGCCCAGCGCCTGGAGAAGCACGAGCTGATTGAGTTCAGAAGAATCGCTGCCTACCTTTTCAAAGGCAACAACCGCTGGAAACAGAGTGTGGAGCTGTGCAAGAAGGACAAGCTATACAAG GATGCCATGCAGTATGCATCAGAGTCCAAAGACATAGAACTGGCAGAAGAGCTGCTGTCCTGGTTCCTACAGGAGAACAAGAGGGAGTGTTTCGCTGCCTGCCTTTTCTCGTGCTACGACCTGCTGCGGCCTGACGTGGTGCTGGAGACCTCCTGGAGGCACAACATCATGGACTTCTCGATGCCATACTTCATTCAGGTCATGAGGGAGTACCTCTCCAAG
- the cltca gene encoding clathrin, heavy chain a (Hc) isoform X1, producing the protein MAQILPIRFQEHLQLQNLGINPANIGFSTLTMESDKFICVREKVGEQAQVVIIDMADPNTPIRRPISADSAIMNPASKVIALKDAAKTLQIFNIEMKSKMKAHTMTDDVTFWKWISLNTVALVTDTAVYHWSMEGDSQPVKVFDRHSSLAGCQIINYRTDEKQKWLLLIGISAQQNRVVGAMQLYSVERKVSQPIEGHAASFAQFKIEGNAEESTLFCFAVRGQAGGKLHIIEVGTPPTGNQPFAKKAVDVFFPPEAQNDFPVAMQISAKHNVVFLITKYGYIHLYDLETGTCIYMNRISGETIFVTAPHDATSGIIGVNRKGQVLSVCVEEENIIPYINNVLQNPDLALRLAVRNNLAGAEELFARKFNNLFASGNYSEAAKVAANAPKGILRTPDTIRRFQSVPTQPGQTSPLLQYFGILLDQGQLNKFESLELCRPVLQQGRKQLLEKWLKEDKLECSEELGDLVKAVDPTLALSVYLRANVPNKVIQCFAETGQFPKIVLYAKKVGYTPDWIFLLRNVMRINPEQGLQFAQMLVQDEEPLADITQIVDVFMEYNLIQQCTSFLLDALKNNRPSEGPLQTRLLEMNLMHAPQVADAILGNQMFTHYDRAHIAQLCEKAGLLQRALEHYTDLYDIKRAVVHTHLLNPEWLVNFFGSLSVEDSMECLRAMLSANIRQNLQICVQVASKYHEQLSTQALTELFESFKSFEGLFYFLGSIVNFSQDAEVHFKYIQAACKTGQIKEVERICRESNCYDPERVKNFLKEAKLTDQLPLIIVCDRFDFVHDLVLYLYRNNLQKYIEIYVQKVNPSRLPVVVGGLLDVDCSEDVIKSLILVVRGQFSTDELVAEVEKRNRLKLLLPWLESRIHEGCEEPATHNALAKIYIDSNNNPERFLRENPYYDSRVVGKYCEKRDPHLACVAYERGQCDQELINVCNENSLFKSLSRYLVRRRDAELWASVLLESNPYRRPLIDQVVQTALSETQDPEEVSVTVKAFMTADLPNELIELLEKIVLDNSVFSEHRNLQNLLILTAIKADNTRVMEYISRLDNYDAPDIANIAISNELFEEAFAIFKKFDVNTSAVQVLIEHISNLDRAYEFAERCNEPAVWSQLAKAQLQKELVKEAIDSYIKADDPSAYMEVVQAADKSGNWEDLVKFLQMARKKARESYVETELIFALAKTNRLAELEEFINGPNNAHIQQVGDRCYDEKMYEAAKLLYNNVSNFGRLASTLVHLGEYQAAVDGARKANSTRTWKEVCFACVDGQEFRLAQMCGLHIVVHADELEELINYYQDRGYFEELITMLEAALGLERAHMGMFTELAILYSKFKPQKMREHLELFWSRVNIPKVLRAAEQAHLWAELVFLYDKYEEFDNAIITMMNHPTDAWKEGQFKDIITKVANVELYYKAIQYYLEFKPLLLNDLLMVLSPRLDHSRAVNFFTKVKQLPLVKPYLRSVQNHNNKPVNEALNNLFITEEDYQALRTSIDAYDNFDNISLAQRLEKHELIEFRRIAAYLFKGNNRWKQSVELCKKDKLYKDAMQYASESKDIELAEELLSWFLQENKRECFAACLFSCYDLLRPDVVLETSWRHNIMDFSMPYFIQVMREYLSKVDKLETSESVRKEEEQATETQPIVYGTPQLMLTAGPSVPVAPQQAYGYGYQAPAGYGQPAAQPGFGYGM; encoded by the exons CTCCAGAATTTGGGAATCAATCCAGCCAACATAGGCTTCAGCACCCTGACCATGGAGTCTGACAAATTCATCTGTGTGCGGGAGAAAGTAGGGGAGCAGGCTCAAGTTGTGATCATCGACATGGCCGACCCAAATACTCCGATCCGGAGACCCATCTCGGCTGACAGCGCCATCATGAATCCCGCCAGCAAGGTCATTGCACTTAAAG ACG CGGCCAAAACCCTTCAGATCTTTAACATTGAGATGAAGAGCAAGATGAAAGCACACACTATGACAGACGACGTGACTTTCTGGAAGTGGATCTCTCTGAACACAGTTGCACTTGTGACTGACACCGCTGTGTACCACTGGAGCATGGAGGGGGACTCTCAACCTGTCAAAGTCTTTGACCGCCACTCCAGCCTGGCAGGCTGCCAGATCATCAATTACCGCACTGACGAGAAACAGAAATGGCTCCTTCTCATCGGTATCTCTGCTCAG caaaaTCGAGTGGTGGGAGCCATGCAGCTCTACTCTGTTGAAAGAAAAGTTTCTCAGCCCATCGAAGGCCACGCTGCCAGCTTCGCCCAGTTCAAGATAGAAGGAAATGCAGAAGAGTCAACTCTGTTCTGCTTTGCTGTCAGAGGCCAGGCTGGAGGAAAG CTGCACATCATTGAGGTGGGGACCCCACCGACTGGTAATCAGCCGTTTGCCAAGAAAGCAGTGGATGTCTTCTTTCCTCCTGAAGCACAGAATGACTTTCCTGTGGCCATGCAG ATAAGTGCTAAGCACAATGTGGTTTTCCTTATTACCAAATATGGCTACATCCACCTGTATGACCTGGAGACGGGCACCTGCATCTACATGAACCGCATCAGTGGAGAGACCATCTTTGTCACCGCTCCACATGACGCCACCTCAGGCATCATTGGGGTCAACCGAAAGGGACAG GTGCTGTCTGTTTGCGTGGAAGAAGAAAATATCATTCCATACATCAACAATGTGCTGCAGAATCCAGATCTTGCGCTCCGCTTAGCTGTCCGCAACAACCTGGCAGGAGCTGAAGAGCTCTTTGCAAGAAAGTTCAACAACCTGTTTGCTTCTGGCAACTACTCTGAAGCTGCCAAAGTTGCTGCTAATGCACCAAAG GGAATCCTGCGCACACCAGACACCATTCGTCGTTTCCAGAGCGTTCCCACTCAGCCAGGCCAGACCTCTCCCTTGCTGCAGTACTTTGGTATCCTGCTGGACCAGGGCCAGCTCAACAAGTTTGAGTCCCTGGAGCTTTGCAGACCCGTCCTCCAGCAGGGACGAAAGCAGCTTCTGGAGAAGTGGCTGAAGGAAGACAAG TTGGAGTGTTCAGAGGAGCTGGGTGATCTAGTGAAGGCAGTGGATCCTACCTTGGCCCTCAGTGTGTATCTGCGGGCAAATGTCCCCAACAAGGTCATTCAGTGCTTTGCAGAGACTGGTCAGTTCCCCAAAATCGTCCTGTACGCCAAGAAG GTGGGCTACACCCCAGACTGGATTTTCCTGCTCAGGAACGTGATGCGCATAAACCCAGAACAAGGTCTGCAGTTTGCACAGATGCTGGTCCAGGATGAAGAGCCGCTAGCAGACATCACACAG ATTGTGGATGTGTTCATGGAGTACAACCTGATCCAGCAGTGCACCTCTTTCCTCCTGGATGCTTTGAAGAACAACAGACCTTCAGAAGGGCCACTGCAGACTCGCCTGTTGGAGATGAATCTCATGCATGCTCCACAG GTTGCTGATGCAATCCTGGGTAACCAGATGTTCACACACTATGACCGTGCCCACATCGCCCAGCTGTGTGAGAAGGCTGGACTTCTTCAAAGGGCACTGGAGCACTACACAGACCTGTATGACATCAAGCGTGCTGTGGTGCACACACACCTTCTCAACCCAGAG TGGCTGGTGAACTTCTTTGGCTCGCTGTCTGTGGAAGATTCAATGGAGTGCCTCAGGGCCATGCTCTCGGCTAACATCCGCCAGAACCTACAGATCTGCGTCCAGGTGGCTTCAAAGTACCATGAACAGCTCTCCACACAGGCTCTCACTGAACTGTTCGAGTCCTTCAAGAGCTTTGAAG GTTTGTTCTACTTCCTGGGCTCTATTGTTAACTTCAGTCAGGATGCTGAAGTCCACTTCAAGTACATTCAAGCTGCCTGCAAGACAGGCCAGATTAAAGAGGTAGAGAGGATCTGTAGAGAGAGCAACTGCTACGACCCTGAGCGTGTCAAGAATTTCCTCAAG GAAGCCAAGCTCACCGACCAGCTGCCCCTCATCATTGTCTGTGATCGCTTTGATTTTGTCCATGACCTGGTCCTCTACCTGTACAGAAATAACCTGCAGAAGTACATTGAGATTTATGTTCAGAAG GTGAATCCCAGCCGTCTACCGGTCGTTGTTGGTGGTCTCCTGGATGTGGACTGCTCTGAGGATGTCATCAAGAGTCTGATCTTGGTTGTCAGAGGACAGTTCTCCACTGATGAACTGGTTGCTGAGGTGGAAAAGAGGAACAG ACTGAAGCTGTTGCTACCCTGGCTGGAGTCCCGTATCCACGAAGGCTGCGAAGAACCCGCTACCCATAATGCCCTGGCAAAGATATACATTGACAGCAATAACAACCCTGAACGCTTCCTGCGGGAAAACCCTTACTATGACAGCCGTGTGGTGGGAAAGTACTGCGAGAAGAGAGACCCTCACCTGGCCTGTGTGGCTTATGAGCGAGGACAGTGTGACCAGGAGTTAATCAAT GTTTGCAATGAGAACTCCCTGTTCAAGAGCTTGTCTCGATACCTAGTCAGACGCAGAGATGCTGAGCTGTGGGCCAGCGTGTTGCTTGAGAGCAACCCCTACAGACGACCACTTATTGACCAG GTGGTGCAAACTGCTCTGTCAGAAACCCAGGACCCTGAGGAGGTTTCAGTCACTGTCAAAGCTTTCATGACTGCTGACCTGCCGAATGAGCTCATTGAGCTGCTAGAGAAAATTGTGTTGGACAACTCTGTCTTCAGTGAACACAG AAATCTGCAGAACCTGCTGATCCTGACTGCAATCAAAGCTGACAACACACGTGTGATGGAATACATTAGCAGGCTGGACAACTATGATGCCCCTGATATTGCAAACATCGCCATCAGCAATGAGCTCTTTGAGGAGGCATTTGCCATCTTTAAGAAGTTTGATGTCAACACCTCCGCTGTGCAG GTGCTCATTGAGCATATCAGCAACCTGGACCGGGCCTATGAGTTTGCAGAACGCTGCAATGAACCTGCTGTGTGGAGCCAGCTGGCCAAGGCTCAGCTGCAGAAGGAGCTTGTTAAAGAAGCCATTGACTCCTACATCAAGGCTGATGACCCATCTGCATACATGGAGGTGGTCCAGGCAGCTGATAAGAGTG GTAACTGGGAGGACCTTGTCAAGTTCCTTCAGATGGCTCGCAAGAAGGCTCGTGAGTCCTATGTGGAGACCGAGCTGATCTTTGCCTTGGCTAAAACCAACCGCTTGGCTGAACTGGAAGAGTTCATCAATGGACCCAATAATGCTCACATTCAGCAG GTTGGTGACCGTTGCTATGACGAGAAAATGTATGAAGCAGCTAAACTGCTTTACAACAATGTCTCCAACTTTGGTCGCCTGGCTTCCACCCTGGTGCATCTGGGAGAGTATCAAGCTGCTGTGGATGGAGCCCGCAAGGCCAACAGCACCCGCACCTGGAAGGAGGTCTGCTTTGCCTGCGTGGACGGCCAGGAGTTCCGACTGGCCCAGATGTGTGGCCTCCATATAGTGGTGCATGCTGATGaattggaggagctgatcaATTATTACCAA GATCGTGGCTACTTTGAGGAGTTGATCACTATGCTTGAGGCTGCCTTGGGCCTGGAGCGTGCTCACATGGGCATGTTCACAGAGCTGGCCATCCTTTACTCAAAGTTCAAACCCCAGAAGATGAGGGAGCATCTGGAGCTGTTCTGGTCCAGAGTTAACATCCCGAAGGTTCTGAGAGCAGCTGAGCAGGCTCATCTGTGGGCAGAGCTGGTCTTCCTTTATGACAAGTATGAGGAGTTTGACAATGCCATCATCACCATGATGAATCACCCAACAGATGCCTGGAAGGAAGGCCAGTTCAAAGATATCATCACCAAA GTGGCCAATGTGGAGCTGTACTACAAAGCCATCCAGTACTACCTGGAGTTCAAGCCTTTGTTACTGAATGATTTGCTGATGGTGCTTTCCCCCAGACTGGACCATTCACGTGCTGTCAACTTCTTCACTAAG GTGAAACAGCTGCCTCTGGTCAAACCTTACCTACGCTCAGTACAGAACCACAACAACAAACCTGTCAACGAAGCACTTAACAACCTCTTCATCACAGAGGAGGACTATCAG GCCCTGAGGACATCGATAGATGCCTACGACAACTTTGACAACATCTCGCTGGCCCAGCGCCTGGAGAAGCACGAGCTGATTGAGTTCAGAAGAATCGCTGCCTACCTTTTCAAAGGCAACAACCGCTGGAAACAGAGTGTGGAGCTGTGCAAGAAGGACAAGCTATACAAG GATGCCATGCAGTATGCATCAGAGTCCAAAGACATAGAACTGGCAGAAGAGCTGCTGTCCTGGTTCCTACAGGAGAACAAGAGGGAGTGTTTCGCTGCCTGCCTTTTCTCGTGCTACGACCTGCTGCGGCCTGACGTGGTGCTGGAGACCTCCTGGAGGCACAACATCATGGACTTCTCGATGCCATACTTCATTCAGGTCATGAGGGAGTACCTCTCCAAG